In a single window of the Arthrobacter sp. StoSoilA2 genome:
- a CDS encoding sugar-binding domain-containing protein, with protein MMPALPKPEHPRPQLVRENWMNLNGTWGFEIDAGDSGLERGLARRELTSEILVPFAPESVLSGIEHVDFMEAVWYRRTVTIPQEWAGQNVLLHFGAVDHDATVWVNGIEVARHRGGFTPFTADLGGVAEPGTEAVIVVRARDSRHEMQARGKQATWYNNTHCQYTRTTGIWQTVWMEAVPEVHVKRLRMTPNLAGSSITIEVPISRNRAGHTVTAVLSDEGGTNVESTARADLDLTPTLRLGIPAGSLRPWCIEDPFLYDLEVTVRDAAGTVVDRVSSYAAVRSVALDGKVVRLNGKSVFQRLVLDQGYWPESLMTSPDDAGLVKDIELSMAAGFNGARLHQKVFEERFLYHADRLGYLVWGEFGDWGVSGGGTIGQNQKPTASFVAQWLEVLQRDFNHPSIIGWCPLNETHQILHDRLTVLDDVTQAMFLATKLADPTRPVIDASGYSHRIRETDIYDSHSYEQNPEQFRIEQQGLSDGKPFVNRNPQGEEYSVPYAGQPYFVSEFGGIWWNETEARQAAPEAGLGTDVSTSWGYGQRVSSEEEFYARFDGLCGVLLDNPDMFGYCYTQLTDVFQEKNGIFTFDRGAKFDLERIRASQVRTAAIEARRDGI; from the coding sequence ATGATGCCAGCCCTTCCCAAGCCCGAGCATCCCCGTCCCCAGCTGGTCCGCGAGAACTGGATGAACCTCAACGGAACCTGGGGTTTTGAGATCGACGCCGGCGACTCGGGTTTGGAGCGCGGGCTCGCCAGGCGCGAGCTCACCAGTGAGATCCTGGTGCCGTTTGCCCCGGAATCGGTTCTTTCCGGAATTGAGCACGTGGATTTCATGGAAGCTGTTTGGTACCGACGTACGGTGACCATCCCCCAGGAGTGGGCCGGCCAGAACGTCCTCCTGCACTTCGGCGCCGTGGACCACGACGCGACTGTCTGGGTCAACGGCATTGAAGTGGCCCGCCACAGGGGTGGTTTCACCCCCTTCACCGCCGATCTTGGTGGAGTGGCCGAGCCCGGCACGGAAGCGGTCATCGTTGTCCGTGCACGTGACTCGCGGCACGAAATGCAGGCACGGGGCAAGCAGGCAACCTGGTACAACAACACTCATTGCCAGTACACCCGCACCACGGGAATCTGGCAGACGGTGTGGATGGAAGCTGTCCCGGAGGTCCACGTCAAACGCCTCCGAATGACTCCGAACCTGGCCGGTTCCAGCATCACGATTGAGGTTCCGATCAGCCGGAACCGCGCAGGGCACACGGTGACTGCTGTCCTCAGCGATGAGGGCGGTACAAATGTGGAATCTACGGCCAGAGCCGACTTGGATCTCACGCCAACATTGCGCCTGGGCATTCCCGCTGGATCTCTGCGCCCTTGGTGCATTGAGGACCCCTTCCTTTACGACCTTGAGGTGACAGTCCGGGATGCTGCCGGAACAGTCGTTGACCGCGTCAGCAGCTACGCGGCCGTTCGTTCAGTTGCCCTTGACGGCAAAGTGGTTCGTCTAAATGGCAAGTCCGTGTTCCAGCGATTGGTGCTGGACCAGGGATATTGGCCGGAGTCGCTCATGACCTCGCCGGATGACGCTGGGTTGGTCAAGGACATCGAGTTGTCCATGGCGGCAGGATTCAACGGTGCACGACTCCACCAGAAAGTGTTCGAAGAGCGCTTCCTCTACCACGCAGACCGGCTCGGTTACCTGGTCTGGGGCGAGTTCGGCGACTGGGGCGTCTCCGGAGGAGGAACCATTGGCCAGAACCAGAAGCCAACAGCGAGTTTCGTAGCCCAATGGCTTGAGGTGCTTCAACGCGACTTCAACCATCCCTCGATCATCGGATGGTGCCCGCTCAACGAAACGCACCAGATCCTGCACGATCGGCTCACGGTATTGGATGACGTCACGCAGGCCATGTTCCTTGCCACGAAATTGGCCGACCCCACACGGCCTGTCATCGACGCATCCGGATACTCCCACCGCATCCGCGAAACCGACATTTACGATTCCCATTCCTACGAGCAGAATCCGGAGCAGTTCCGGATTGAGCAGCAGGGCCTTTCGGACGGGAAGCCGTTTGTAAACCGGAATCCGCAGGGTGAGGAATACTCCGTGCCTTACGCTGGCCAGCCATATTTCGTGTCCGAATTCGGCGGCATTTGGTGGAATGAAACGGAGGCTCGCCAAGCAGCGCCAGAAGCGGGCCTCGGAACGGATGTTTCGACGTCGTGGGGTTACGGCCAGCGCGTCAGCAGCGAGGAGGAGTTCTACGCCCGTTTCGACGGACTATGTGGCGTGCTCCTGGATAACCCGGACATGTTTGGTTACTGCTATACGCAGCTGACGGATGTCTTCCAGGAAAAGAATGGCATCTTCACTTTCGATCGCGGAGCCAAGTTCGATCTCGAGCGGATCCGGGCCAGCCAGGTCC
- a CDS encoding D-2-hydroxyacid dehydrogenase family protein, whose protein sequence is MTSYRLAIIDDYQQVASDYAPWDSLLDDGVKVSVFSAPFVSEEQAVAALAPFDIIVAMRERTRFPRRVLESLTNLKLLVTTGMANAAIDLEAASERGILVCGTGGSPAAAPEMTWALLLAFARNLVVEENSLRAGDWQTAVGFELEGKTLGIVGLGKIGKRIAGYAKAFGMDVLAWSQNLTAEAAEAAGARMVGKEELFRESDVVTLHLRLSERTEGIVGEEELRLLGPEGVLVNTARGPLVDEAALIRALEEGWIRGAAMDVFDEEPLPAGHALLHSSRTVLSPHIGYVTHESYRQFYGGAFEDVKGWLEGSPVRALNE, encoded by the coding sequence GTGACGAGTTACCGCTTGGCCATCATTGATGACTATCAGCAGGTTGCCAGTGACTACGCCCCTTGGGATTCGCTGCTCGACGACGGCGTGAAAGTCAGCGTTTTCAGCGCACCTTTCGTTTCCGAAGAGCAGGCTGTGGCAGCTTTGGCGCCGTTCGACATCATTGTGGCAATGCGCGAACGGACGCGTTTTCCGCGCCGGGTGCTCGAGTCATTGACCAACCTGAAACTGCTTGTGACCACGGGCATGGCCAATGCTGCGATCGACCTTGAGGCTGCGTCGGAGCGTGGCATCCTGGTGTGCGGAACGGGCGGTTCACCGGCAGCGGCACCGGAGATGACGTGGGCGTTGCTGCTCGCTTTTGCCCGCAACCTGGTTGTGGAGGAAAACTCGCTGAGGGCAGGCGACTGGCAGACCGCCGTCGGGTTTGAACTCGAAGGAAAGACGCTGGGAATCGTCGGCCTCGGCAAGATCGGGAAGCGGATTGCAGGCTACGCGAAGGCCTTTGGCATGGATGTTTTGGCGTGGAGCCAGAACCTGACGGCGGAGGCGGCTGAGGCTGCCGGTGCCCGAATGGTGGGCAAAGAGGAGCTGTTCCGGGAGTCCGACGTCGTGACCTTGCATCTGCGTTTGTCTGAGCGGACGGAAGGCATTGTTGGCGAGGAGGAATTGCGGCTGCTTGGACCTGAGGGCGTTCTGGTCAACACCGCACGAGGGCCGCTGGTGGACGAGGCAGCGCTGATCCGGGCGCTGGAAGAGGGCTGGATTCGTGGCGCCGCCATGGATGTCTTTGACGAGGAGCCCCTGCCCGCCGGACATGCCTTGCTTCATTCGTCGCGAACTGTGCTCTCGCCGCACATCGGATATGTGACGCACGAGAGCTACCGGCAGTTTTATGGCGGTGCATTCGAGGACGTCAAGGGGTGGCTCGAGGGTTCCCCCGTTCGCGCGCTAAACGAGTGA
- a CDS encoding glycerate kinase, producing the protein MRILIAPDKFKGSLTAAEAASAMAEGALRVYPDAVTTQFPVADGGEGTLDAAIAAGYDERNHAVVGPILKPVGASWAIRKDSFGGATAVIETAQASGLAFMEPTPENSLRAHSYGCGQLIAAALDAGATEIVLGLGGSAMSDAGSGALRALGLKPLDAAGNVVPLGGGSLADVVALDVSGLDPRLSQAKFRIAVDVQNPLFGPEGAAHVFGPQKGADEDAVERLDAGLRNWASLLREATGRDVNVPGAGAAGGFPASFLAFTDSALEGGFALVAGLTGLASHLSEADLVITGEGSMDEQSLTGKAPIALADAASVHGIPVVAVAGRITVTPEDLAKHGIVAAAQLLDVAQRKDGVPDVADAVANAAKYVAWATSQVLEGA; encoded by the coding sequence ATGCGTATCCTCATCGCCCCGGATAAGTTCAAGGGATCCCTCACCGCCGCGGAAGCCGCATCAGCCATGGCCGAGGGCGCACTGCGCGTCTATCCGGACGCCGTAACCACCCAATTTCCCGTAGCTGACGGTGGTGAAGGCACACTCGATGCCGCTATCGCCGCCGGTTACGATGAGCGGAACCACGCCGTTGTGGGTCCAATTCTCAAGCCGGTCGGAGCTTCCTGGGCCATCCGCAAAGATTCTTTCGGCGGAGCCACAGCCGTCATCGAAACCGCCCAGGCTTCCGGCCTTGCATTCATGGAGCCCACCCCCGAGAATTCTTTGCGGGCCCACAGCTACGGCTGCGGACAGCTCATCGCTGCGGCGCTCGACGCCGGGGCCACCGAGATTGTGCTGGGACTTGGCGGTTCGGCAATGTCCGACGCCGGTAGTGGCGCCTTGCGTGCGCTGGGGCTCAAGCCCTTGGACGCTGCCGGGAATGTGGTGCCTCTTGGCGGAGGTTCGCTCGCCGACGTCGTTGCCCTGGATGTCTCCGGACTGGACCCGCGGCTTTCACAAGCAAAGTTCCGGATCGCCGTCGACGTCCAAAACCCGCTGTTCGGGCCGGAAGGTGCCGCTCATGTTTTCGGCCCCCAGAAGGGAGCCGACGAGGATGCTGTTGAAAGGCTCGACGCCGGCCTCCGCAACTGGGCATCGCTCCTTCGGGAAGCCACGGGCCGGGACGTCAACGTTCCGGGAGCCGGAGCGGCAGGCGGGTTCCCGGCGTCGTTCCTTGCCTTTACGGACTCGGCGCTTGAAGGCGGCTTCGCGCTGGTGGCCGGGCTGACCGGCTTGGCTTCGCACCTTAGCGAGGCGGACCTGGTGATTACGGGCGAGGGTTCCATGGATGAGCAGTCGCTCACCGGCAAGGCTCCAATCGCCTTGGCCGACGCCGCAAGCGTCCACGGAATACCCGTGGTGGCTGTGGCAGGCCGAATCACGGTGACGCCGGAGGATCTCGCCAAACACGGGATAGTAGCTGCGGCCCAGTTGTTGGACGTCGCACAGCGCAAGGATGGCGTTCCGGATGTCGCAGATGCCGTTGCCAACGCGGCCAAGTACGTTGCGTGGGCTACCAGCCAGGTGCTTGAGGGGGCGTAG